A genome region from Arachis duranensis cultivar V14167 chromosome 6, aradu.V14167.gnm2.J7QH, whole genome shotgun sequence includes the following:
- the LOC107494152 gene encoding phosphatidylinositol 4-kinase gamma 1, with product MAVAINQHHGFKPFSRSQRCKLQSFSHLXFKQKQKLQQQQHTHLLESEEADIIHRSFSTPCLPLTTLSSGEDLPSSSHPRIEIVRGTGAPVHALVVEVAIAMASGLHPKPLPNGLGGAYLFCNPISGKNIAVAKPVDEEPLALNNPKDLGSQLPGQPGLKTSIRIGEAATRELAAYLLDHGSFAAVPPTALVKFSHASFFANDAPKLASLQRFIGHAFDAGELGPSLYSVSSVHQIGILDIRLLNLDRHAGNMLVMNHGFVPGVAAHLVPIDHGFCLPEWLDDPYFEWLHWPQASTPFSNSELDYISKLDPFKDAQILRSELPLLRESSIRVLVVCTIFLKHAAAAGLCLTDIGLLMTREFCGGKETPSELETICSQVKASVPLDVPNNNNEEEEGSSCEISGISFGDMRKGEWESFLEIFDKVLCGVFGNKQV from the coding sequence ATGGCTGTAGCCATTAACCAACACCACGGATTTAAGCCATTCAGCAGGTCCCAGAGATGCAAGCTCCAATCCTTCAGTCACCTTGANtttaaacaaaaacaaaaactacaacaacaacaacatactCACCTTCTTGAATCTGAAGAAGCTGACATCATCCATCGCAGCTTCTCCACTCCATGCCTCCCCTTAACCACTTTATCATCCGGGGAAGACCTCCCTTCCTCCTCGCATCCAAGAATCGAGATTGTTCGCGGCACCGGGGCTCCGGTCCACGCTCTGGTAGTCGAGGTCGCAATTGCCATGGCCTCCGGTCTTCACCCGAAACCACTCCCAAACGGTCTTGGCGGTGCCTACCTCTTCTGCAATCCAATCAGCGGCAAAAACATCGCCGTAGCAAAGCCCGTCGACGAAGAGCCCTTAGCCTTAAACAACCCAAAGGACCTGGGCTCTCAATTGCCGGGCCAGCCGGGCCTCAAGACTTCAATTCGCATCGGCGAGGCTGCTACCCGTGAGCTTGCTGCATATCTCCTCGATCACGGCTCCTTCGCTGCTGTACCTCCAACAGCCCTCGTCAAATTCTCTCACGCTTCTTTCTTCGCCAACGACGCGCCTAAACTCGCGTCGCTTCAACGCTTCATCGGTCACGCTTTCGATGCCGGCGAGTTGGGACCTTCTCTCTACTCTGTTTCCTCTGTTCACCAGATCGGAATCTTGGACATTCGCCTTCTCAACCTTGATAGACACGCCGGCAACATGCTTGTTATGAATCATGGCTTCGTTCCTGGTGTTGCTGCTCATCTTGTTCCCATTGACCATGGCTTCTGCCTCCCTGAGTGGCTTGACGATCCTTACTTTGAGTGGCTCCATTGGCCACAGGCTTCTACACCTTTCTCCAACTCAGAACTTGATTACATCTCGAAACTCGATCCATTTAAGGACGCTCAGATTCTAAGATCAGAGCTTCCTCTGTTGAGGGAGTCCTCAATTAGGGTTCTTGTTGTTTGCACCATTTTCTTGAAGCATGCTGCAGCTGCAGGTCTTTGCCTCACCGACATAGGGTTACTGATGACGAGGGAGTTTTGTGGCGGCAAAGAAACACCGAGCGAGTTAGAGACAATTTGCTCACAGGTTAAGGCCAGTGTTCCTCTTGATGTTCCCAACAATaataacgaagaagaagaagggagtaGTTGCGAGATTAGTGGCATTTCCTTTGGAGACATGAGGAAAGGTGAATGGGAATCTTTTCTGGAGATTTTCGATAAGGTTTTGTGTGGTGTGTTTGGAAACAAGcaagtttaa